In one window of Campylobacter hepaticus DNA:
- the maf gene encoding septum formation inhibitor Maf, protein MLILASSSISRVRLLEQAKIDFKQLKLDYQENLEKNVTPAFYVQNIVLQKEKQFLQLLKKDFQDCNLLFADSIVCAGEKILTKAQSKKEAYEMLALQDGKSASVLSAFLLIKPQQRVFSLSKTSFYFRNFDKNALKNYVESDLYKGKAGCMMCEGFHRDFIIKQIGNLSTALGLDTQTLKAYL, encoded by the coding sequence ATGCTTATACTTGCTTCAAGTTCTATATCAAGGGTGCGTTTGCTTGAACAAGCAAAGATTGATTTTAAGCAATTAAAATTAGATTATCAAGAAAATTTAGAAAAAAATGTTACACCTGCTTTTTATGTTCAAAATATAGTGCTTCAAAAAGAAAAACAGTTTTTACAGCTTTTAAAAAAGGATTTTCAAGATTGCAATCTACTTTTTGCTGATAGTATAGTTTGTGCGGGTGAGAAAATTTTAACTAAGGCTCAAAGTAAAAAAGAAGCTTATGAGATGCTTGCTTTACAAGATGGTAAAAGTGCAAGTGTTTTATCTGCTTTTTTACTCATAAAACCACAACAAAGGGTATTTTCTCTTTCAAAAACTAGTTTTTATTTTAGAAATTTTGATAAAAATGCTTTAAAAAATTACGTAGAAAGTGATCTTTACAAGGGTAAGGCAGGTTGCATGATGTGTGAAGGTTTTCATCGTGATTTTATCATAAAGCAAATAGGGAATTTAAGCACTGCTTTAGGGCTTGATACACAAACTTTAAAGGCCTATTTATGA
- the alaS gene encoding alanine--tRNA ligase produces MDIRKAYLDFFASKGHEVTPSSPLVPDDTTLLFTNAGMVPFKNIFTGEIPCPNPPRKTSCQTCIRAGGKHNDLDNVGYTARHHTFFEMLGNFSFGDYFKEEAIAYAWEFVSEVLELPKDKLYVTVHENDNEAFKLWQKHISKDRIYQFGDKDNFWQMGDTGPCGPCSEIFYDQGAQHFHGNEDYMGGDGDRFLEIWNLVFMQYERDTDGKLSPLPKPSIDTGMGLERVSAIKEGKLSNFDSSLFMPIINEIARLCKQSYVYESGASFRVIADHIKSSVFLLAQGTSFDKEGRGYVLRRILRRALRHGYLLGFKDPFMYKLVDVVCELMSRHYTYLNEKKDFVKEQIRLEEERFLNTIEHGIAIFNEELKNTQGIFSGEVAFKLYDTYGFPLDLTADMLKEKNLKVDEERFELLMNEQKVRAKASWKGSGDKFASGDFKNLLEKFGENDFIGYENTQCQSKILALLDENFKEVSSLKDAGWVMLEQTPFYATSGGQSADSGFIANREVLDTQKFFGLNLSFVKAGEELKLNDKVCARIDQEKREQIARHHSATHLLHHALREILGAHVSQAGSLVESNKLRFDFTHYKALDKEEIAKIEKRVNEMIIDSKEAILEYMSLEDAKKSGAIALFNEKYQDNVRVLSLGESKELCGGTHVKNTAQIGSFYIIKESGVSAGVRRIEAVVSKAALQFVKTQFEELAKVKDELKNNDILSAIKKLKNEILNLKNELKNSSKLELDSCSIKGVEICVKRVDTGDIKAMIDQFKNQFSKAVILLIQVKDGKITLAAGVKNAPVKAGILVKEIAQILGGKGGGRDDFASAGGKDLSKIDEALKQSLEFIKKEL; encoded by the coding sequence ATGGATATACGAAAAGCTTATTTAGATTTTTTTGCATCAAAAGGACACGAAGTTACTCCTTCAAGTCCTTTAGTGCCCGATGATACAACTTTACTTTTTACTAATGCAGGCATGGTGCCTTTTAAAAATATTTTTACAGGTGAAATTCCTTGTCCAAATCCTCCACGCAAAACCAGTTGTCAAACTTGTATTAGAGCAGGGGGTAAACATAATGATTTAGATAATGTAGGATATACTGCGCGCCATCATACCTTTTTTGAAATGCTTGGGAATTTTAGTTTTGGTGACTATTTTAAAGAAGAGGCTATAGCTTATGCTTGGGAATTTGTTAGTGAGGTTTTAGAATTGCCTAAAGATAAACTCTATGTAACTGTGCATGAAAATGATAATGAAGCTTTTAAGTTGTGGCAAAAGCATATTTCAAAAGATAGAATTTATCAATTTGGCGATAAGGATAATTTCTGGCAAATGGGAGATACTGGTCCTTGTGGTCCTTGTAGTGAGATTTTTTATGATCAAGGTGCACAACATTTTCATGGCAATGAAGATTATATGGGTGGTGATGGAGATAGATTTTTAGAAATTTGGAACCTTGTTTTTATGCAGTATGAAAGGGATACTGATGGAAAGCTTAGTCCTTTGCCAAAACCAAGTATTGATACAGGTATGGGACTTGAAAGGGTTAGTGCGATTAAAGAAGGAAAGTTAAGCAATTTTGATAGTTCGCTTTTTATGCCTATTATCAATGAAATAGCAAGGCTTTGTAAACAAAGTTATGTTTATGAAAGCGGGGCTAGTTTTAGGGTTATAGCAGATCATATTAAATCAAGTGTGTTTTTACTTGCACAAGGTACAAGTTTTGATAAAGAAGGCAGGGGTTATGTTTTGCGTCGTATTTTGCGTCGTGCTTTAAGACATGGTTATTTGCTAGGATTTAAAGATCCTTTTATGTATAAACTTGTAGATGTAGTTTGTGAGCTTATGAGTAGACATTATACTTATCTTAATGAGAAAAAAGATTTTGTAAAAGAACAAATTCGCCTTGAAGAAGAAAGATTTTTAAATACTATAGAACATGGTATAGCAATTTTTAATGAAGAGCTTAAAAATACTCAAGGAATTTTTAGCGGAGAGGTGGCGTTTAAACTTTATGATACTTATGGTTTTCCGCTTGATTTGACTGCAGATATGCTAAAAGAAAAAAATCTTAAGGTAGATGAAGAACGTTTTGAGCTTTTAATGAATGAACAAAAAGTCCGTGCTAAAGCTTCTTGGAAAGGGAGCGGAGATAAGTTTGCTAGCGGGGATTTTAAAAATTTACTTGAGAAATTTGGAGAAAATGATTTTATAGGTTATGAAAATACACAATGTCAAAGTAAAATTTTAGCCCTTTTAGATGAAAATTTTAAAGAAGTTTCAAGTCTTAAAGATGCAGGTTGGGTTATGCTTGAGCAAACGCCTTTTTATGCTACAAGCGGAGGGCAAAGTGCTGATAGTGGTTTTATAGCTAATCGTGAAGTTTTGGATACGCAGAAATTTTTTGGTCTTAATCTTAGTTTTGTTAAAGCTGGAGAAGAACTTAAGCTTAATGATAAGGTTTGTGCAAGAATTGATCAAGAAAAAAGAGAACAAATTGCGCGTCATCACTCAGCAACCCATCTTTTGCATCATGCTTTAAGAGAAATTTTAGGAGCTCATGTTAGCCAGGCTGGATCTTTGGTTGAAAGCAATAAATTGCGATTTGACTTTACTCATTATAAGGCTTTAGATAAAGAAGAAATAGCAAAGATTGAAAAAAGAGTTAATGAGATGATTATAGATTCAAAAGAAGCTATTTTAGAATATATGTCTTTAGAGGATGCTAAAAAAAGCGGTGCTATTGCTTTATTTAATGAAAAATATCAAGATAATGTACGCGTTTTAAGTTTGGGTGAGAGTAAGGAGCTTTGCGGAGGAACTCATGTAAAAAATACTGCTCAAATAGGAAGTTTTTATATCATTAAAGAAAGTGGTGTAAGTGCTGGAGTTAGGCGTATAGAAGCTGTTGTTTCTAAGGCGGCTTTACAATTTGTCAAAACTCAGTTTGAAGAACTTGCTAAAGTCAAAGATGAATTAAAAAATAATGATATTTTAAGTGCTATTAAAAAGCTTAAAAATGAAATTTTAAATTTAAAAAATGAACTTAAAAATTCTAGTAAATTAGAGCTTGATTCGTGCAGTATTAAAGGGGTTGAAATTTGTGTAAAGCGTGTAGATACAGGTGATATTAAAGCTATGATCGATCAATTTAAAAATCAATTTAGCAAAGCAGTTATTTTGCTTATACAAGTTAAAGATGGAAAAATTACTCTTGCTGCTGGAGTAAAAAATGCTCCTGTAAAAGCAGGAATTTTAGTTAAAGAAATTGCACAAATTTTAGGTGGAAAAGGTGGTGGACGTGATGATTTTGCAAGTGCTGGTGGTAAGGATCTTAGTAAAATTGATGAGGCTTTAAAGCAAAGTTTAGAATTTATAAAAAAAGAACTTTAA
- a CDS encoding DegT/DnrJ/EryC1/StrS family aminotransferase yields the protein MNFINLQAQYLAYKDEIDEQIQSVLSSSSFIGGEKLQELEQNLAHFANIKHAITCSSGTSALYLALRALDIGKDDEVIVPSFTFIATAEMVSLVGAKPVFIDIDLSNYNLDFNAVKKAISPKTKAVIAVSMFGQMSDLRMLNNILKEKNIALIEDGAQSFGASFKQEKSCSIAKISCTSFFPSKPLGAYGDGGAVFCHDDELAKKIKILLNHGQTQRYKHELIGINARLDTLQAAILNVKLKHFQEELNQRQKLAQIYDTNLKNCQIPKIHPNAFSTYAQYSILVEDRPSILKKFEKANIPYAIHYPTPLHKQPCFSTFSNLELKNAQYASDHILSLPFSPFLSQKEQDQVIAVFKD from the coding sequence ATGAATTTTATCAATCTTCAAGCTCAATATCTTGCCTATAAAGATGAAATCGATGAACAAATACAAAGTGTTTTATCAAGTTCTTCTTTTATAGGGGGCGAAAAACTACAAGAATTAGAACAAAATTTAGCCCATTTTGCAAATATTAAACACGCTATTACTTGTTCTAGTGGTACAAGCGCTTTATATCTTGCTTTAAGAGCTTTAGATATTGGAAAAGATGATGAAGTTATAGTGCCTAGCTTTACTTTTATAGCCACAGCTGAAATGGTTAGCTTAGTAGGGGCTAAACCTGTTTTTATAGATATTGATTTATCAAATTATAATCTTGATTTTAATGCTGTAAAAAAAGCCATAAGCCCTAAAACTAAAGCAGTTATAGCAGTAAGCATGTTTGGACAAATGAGTGATTTAAGAATGTTAAATAACATCTTAAAAGAAAAAAATATCGCTTTAATTGAAGATGGAGCACAAAGTTTTGGTGCAAGTTTTAAACAAGAAAAATCATGCTCTATTGCTAAAATTTCTTGCACAAGCTTTTTCCCATCCAAACCTTTAGGCGCTTATGGAGATGGAGGAGCAGTTTTTTGCCATGATGATGAACTAGCCAAAAAAATTAAAATTTTACTCAATCACGGACAAACCCAACGCTACAAACATGAGCTCATAGGGATAAATGCACGCCTTGATACCCTACAAGCAGCAATTTTAAATGTAAAACTCAAACACTTCCAAGAAGAATTAAATCAAAGACAAAAATTAGCCCAAATTTATGATACTAACTTAAAAAATTGCCAAATCCCTAAAATCCATCCAAATGCTTTTAGCACTTACGCACAATACAGTATTTTAGTAGAAGACAGACCAAGTATATTAAAAAAATTTGAAAAAGCAAATATACCTTATGCTATACACTATCCCACCCCTTTACATAAACAACCTTGTTTTAGTACATTTTCAAATTTAGAACTTAAAAACGCACAATATGCTAGCGATCATATCTTATCTTTACCTTTTTCACCTTTTTTAAGCCAAAAAGAACAAGATCAAGTTATAGCGGTTTTTAAGGACTAA
- a CDS encoding Gfo/Idh/MocA family protein translates to MKIGIIGLGKMGQNHLNELTKNPHFKINALFDLVQNEKSHQPFFNKLEDFLKQKNDIIIIATPTNSHLELAKKVFPYCKNVLIEKPLALNLNEISQIINLAQKHQVKLAVGFCERFNPALISLKQDLYDQEIISINIRRFSSYPQRIHDVGILHDLSVHDLDLLTFLSKQNILKTNLLKKYTQDPKKESESIFLCELEKSIASIHQSWNSTQKLRKLHLITQKHFYEANLNDFSLFKDGKPLKTNQQSPLFGQHEALLNLANNKPHHLANAYDAYKIQEILERFI, encoded by the coding sequence ATGAAAATAGGTATTATAGGTCTAGGAAAAATGGGGCAAAATCACTTAAACGAACTTACAAAAAACCCTCATTTTAAAATAAATGCCTTATTTGATCTAGTACAAAATGAAAAATCACACCAACCCTTTTTTAATAAACTAGAAGATTTTTTAAAACAAAAAAATGATATTATCATTATAGCAACCCCTACTAATTCGCACTTAGAACTTGCAAAAAAAGTTTTTCCATATTGTAAAAACGTACTCATTGAAAAACCCTTAGCGCTTAATCTAAATGAAATTTCTCAAATCATAAACCTAGCTCAAAAACACCAAGTAAAACTCGCTGTAGGTTTTTGTGAAAGATTTAATCCAGCCCTTATAAGCTTAAAACAAGATTTATACGACCAAGAAATCATTAGTATTAATATACGAAGATTTTCTTCTTATCCTCAAAGAATTCACGATGTAGGAATTTTACATGATTTATCAGTGCACGATTTAGACTTATTAACCTTTTTAAGCAAACAAAATATACTTAAAACCAATTTACTTAAAAAATACACCCAAGATCCAAAAAAAGAAAGCGAAAGTATATTTTTATGCGAACTCGAAAAAAGTATAGCTAGCATACATCAAAGTTGGAACAGCACCCAAAAGCTTAGAAAACTTCATCTTATCACTCAAAAACATTTTTATGAAGCAAATTTAAATGATTTTTCTTTATTTAAAGATGGAAAACCCTTAAAAACAAATCAACAAAGTCCTCTTTTTGGACAACACGAAGCTTTATTAAATTTAGCAAACAACAAGCCTCATCATTTAGCAAATGCTTATGATGCTTATAAAATACAAGAAATTTTAGAAAGGTTTATATGA
- the hemH gene encoding ferrochelatase encodes MKLVLFLNMGGANNLQECETFLKNMFNDPYILSIKNKFLRKLLAWVITKSRKKAMQENYKQMGGKSPLNEITQSLCDKLNSKQNDFQFDFVNLYVPPFAKEVLKKYHFNKEDELILFPLYPHHSSTTVSTSLEVLQNEIQALNIQAKIKTIDVFYKDALYNQMIISHILKKQEECKAKILIFSAHSLPISLIKKGDLYEKQVNEHVKILKENLKDHFDEFILAYQSKLGPVKWLEPNTSDILANLNKQALIYPISFCIDCSETIFELGIEYKHLAKQHYDLIPCPNDSDEFINFILNSLKS; translated from the coding sequence ATGAAATTAGTTTTATTTTTAAATATGGGAGGAGCAAACAATCTACAAGAATGTGAAACTTTCTTGAAAAATATGTTTAATGATCCTTATATACTAAGCATTAAAAACAAATTTTTAAGAAAATTATTAGCATGGGTTATAACAAAATCACGTAAAAAAGCCATGCAAGAAAATTATAAACAAATGGGGGGCAAATCTCCCTTAAATGAAATCACACAAAGTTTATGTGATAAATTAAATTCAAAACAAAACGATTTTCAATTTGATTTTGTCAATCTTTATGTGCCCCCTTTTGCAAAAGAAGTACTAAAAAAATACCATTTTAATAAAGAAGATGAGTTAATCCTTTTTCCCCTTTATCCTCATCATTCCTCTACCACAGTAAGCACTTCTCTTGAAGTTTTACAAAATGAAATTCAAGCTTTAAATATTCAAGCTAAAATAAAAACCATTGATGTTTTTTACAAAGACGCCTTATACAATCAAATGATTATCTCGCACATCTTAAAAAAACAAGAAGAATGCAAAGCCAAAATTTTAATTTTTTCAGCCCATTCTTTGCCTATTTCTTTAATAAAAAAAGGTGATTTATATGAAAAACAAGTCAACGAGCATGTAAAAATTTTAAAAGAAAATTTAAAAGATCATTTTGATGAATTTATTTTAGCTTACCAATCAAAACTAGGTCCTGTTAAATGGCTTGAACCAAACACAAGTGATATATTAGCAAATTTAAACAAGCAAGCTTTAATCTACCCTATATCTTTTTGCATAGACTGTTCAGAAACTATTTTTGAATTAGGCATAGAATATAAACATTTAGCCAAACAACATTATGATCTTATACCTTGCCCTAATGATAGTGATGAATTCATAAACTTTATTTTAAATTCTCTTAAAAGCTAA
- a CDS encoding beta strand repeat-containing protein, which yields MASSKKLILSLATISCLSSLALAQISGPPYAIPYTQGNNYYYTLLGYYPGTQIEVNGNGSTNSIFLGRYAYVKNGDGSKTIYAYVDNSDKINIPYIINKGIIAGSLNIENKNQTQKDASINVNTIDNQGFLKNAYIGIWGDKQANITINSFSNSGIVYNSQDQAIYLEKNVQITDFTNTGLIAGTTNKLIFGSQNVSSIQIGKDQESLQRSSTTTTIKNFKNQGLIGNSNQDANAIGFNSANLTTFINTQLILSQGKAIHLESTHITNFINRGFIGAYGPYTFGNTSNSSGITILRSTIDNFINTGIISGVIGVNLSGDISTFINTGFIRSTDSTSEQRAAINLFNTDSKAPNIDYLINAGTLDSQSQGILITAGSTINNLFNTGTIKAQKDGITFISENHTQNDIKIGKIILTKDSSIDATQNAINVNLVQSSRNSHNKNLSIDSINIQEGAKVSGQEVGIKIEKSNGSGSRSVGQIIVAGEVSGKEGGIVNEGTIKASDNTAIIVKESGSITSSNGKSAIVNKGSIEGDIKIQGTLSSIENSSTIKGNITNNGSNNLEIKNQNSAKIEGNLFNTGKGKLTIENQNNGSSTATISGNIANTGDGSLMLNNSSTLTGNIYNYGSGKLTIENQTNTQNGNTSISGYVANIGMGQLELMNNASISGSAYNIGGGSLMLNNSSTLKSVYNYGSGDLKIENKNSATINSIMNQGSGNVILDNSATITQGITNQGTGNLMITNQSGASIENISNESSGDVMLNNTGSITKGITNSGNGNLNLTNQENASTYGGSVVIGLCYLSLHL from the coding sequence ATGGCTTCTTCCAAAAAACTTATTTTATCTTTAGCTACTATTTCTTGTTTAAGCTCTTTAGCCTTAGCTCAAATTAGTGGACCACCTTACGCTATACCTTATACTCAAGGAAATAATTACTACTATACTCTTTTAGGATATTATCCAGGAACTCAAATTGAAGTAAATGGTAATGGAAGTACCAATAGCATCTTTTTAGGTAGATATGCTTATGTTAAAAATGGTGATGGATCAAAAACAATTTATGCTTATGTGGATAATTCTGATAAAATCAATATACCTTATATAATTAATAAAGGAATCATAGCTGGTTCTTTAAACATAGAAAACAAAAATCAAACTCAAAAAGATGCATCCATAAATGTTAACACCATAGACAATCAAGGCTTTCTTAAAAATGCCTACATAGGAATTTGGGGAGATAAACAAGCAAACATAACAATAAACTCTTTTTCAAACTCAGGCATTGTCTATAACTCACAAGATCAAGCAATATATCTTGAAAAAAATGTACAAATCACTGATTTTACCAATACCGGGCTCATCGCAGGAACAACAAATAAACTCATATTTGGCAGTCAAAATGTAAGCAGTATCCAAATAGGAAAAGATCAAGAATCATTACAGCGTTCCTCTACCACCACTACCATAAAAAACTTTAAAAACCAAGGTCTAATAGGAAATAGCAACCAAGACGCCAATGCCATTGGCTTTAATAGTGCAAACCTCACTACCTTCATCAACACCCAATTAATCCTAAGTCAAGGAAAAGCCATACATCTTGAAAGTACCCACATTACAAACTTTATCAATAGAGGCTTTATAGGAGCTTATGGACCTTATACTTTTGGCAATACCTCAAATTCATCAGGTATTACCATTTTACGCAGCACCATTGATAATTTTATCAATACAGGTATTATCTCAGGAGTAATAGGTGTAAATCTATCAGGAGATATTTCAACCTTTATCAATACAGGTTTTATAAGATCAACCGATAGCACTAGTGAACAACGTGCAGCCATAAATTTATTTAACACAGATAGTAAAGCACCAAATATTGATTATCTTATCAACGCAGGTACTCTTGACTCACAATCTCAAGGCATACTCATAACAGCAGGAAGCACTATAAACAATCTTTTTAATACAGGAACCATAAAAGCACAAAAAGATGGTATCACTTTTATTTCAGAAAACCATACTCAAAATGATATAAAAATAGGTAAAATCATCCTAACAAAAGATAGCAGCATAGATGCCACACAAAACGCTATCAATGTAAATTTAGTACAAAGTAGTAGGAATTCTCACAACAAAAACCTCTCTATAGACTCCATAAACATCCAAGAAGGTGCCAAGGTTTCTGGGCAAGAAGTAGGTATAAAAATAGAAAAAAGCAATGGCTCTGGTTCTAGATCTGTAGGTCAAATCATAGTAGCTGGAGAAGTCTCAGGTAAGGAAGGTGGTATAGTCAACGAAGGCACCATAAAAGCTAGTGATAACACAGCCATCATAGTAAAAGAAAGTGGAAGCATCACTTCAAGTAATGGTAAATCGGCTATAGTAAATAAAGGAAGCATAGAAGGTGATATTAAAATCCAAGGTACTCTAAGTTCTATTGAAAACTCTTCTACCATAAAAGGAAACATTACAAACAATGGTTCTAATAATTTAGAAATAAAAAATCAAAACAGCGCCAAAATAGAAGGAAATTTATTTAATACCGGAAAAGGTAAATTAACTATAGAAAACCAAAACAATGGTAGTAGTACTGCTACTATAAGTGGAAATATAGCCAACACAGGAGATGGTAGTTTAATGCTTAATAACTCCTCCACTTTAACAGGAAATATATACAATTATGGAAGTGGTAAATTAACTATAGAAAACCAAACTAATACTCAAAATGGCAATACTTCCATCTCAGGTTATGTTGCAAACATAGGAATGGGTCAATTAGAACTCATGAATAATGCAAGCATTAGTGGAAGTGCTTATAATATAGGAGGAGGTAGTTTAATGCTTAATAACTCCTCCACTTTAAAAAGTGTATACAATTATGGAAGTGGCGATTTAAAAATAGAAAATAAAAATAGTGCTACTATTAATTCTATCATGAATCAAGGAAGTGGTAATGTAATACTTGATAATAGTGCTACTATAACTCAAGGCATCACAAATCAAGGAACAGGTAATTTAATGATAACTAACCAAAGTGGTGCTAGCATTGAAAATATTAGCAATGAAAGCTCAGGCGATGTAATGCTTAACAACACTGGTTCTATAACAAAAGGTATAACAAACTCTGGTAATGGTAATCTAAACCTAACCAACCAAGAAAATGCCTCCACTTATGGTGGCAGTGTTGTTATAGGGTTATGTTACCTGAGTCTTCATTTGTGA
- a CDS encoding histidine phosphotransferase, with protein MGILTKLELDYESDDIEKFLQFFRTMCDRFEPLIIKLGSDALRYKEAIKELGVLIHNTAWASRRLNLEELTDFCVFCEEMMIQADRFKGPASEEFTDWMLLVSDQFEKYCRSYENDDAVLALFNPLIVNVPNIISK; from the coding sequence ATGGGAATTTTAACAAAATTAGAATTAGATTATGAAAGCGATGATATAGAAAAATTTTTACAATTTTTCAGAACCATGTGCGATAGATTTGAACCCTTGATCATTAAACTAGGAAGTGATGCTTTGCGTTATAAAGAAGCTATAAAAGAATTAGGGGTTTTAATCCACAATACCGCTTGGGCATCAAGACGTCTAAATCTTGAAGAACTTACTGATTTTTGCGTCTTTTGTGAAGAGATGATGATACAAGCTGATCGTTTTAAAGGTCCTGCTAGTGAGGAGTTTACAGACTGGATGCTTTTAGTAAGTGATCAATTTGAAAAATATTGTCGTTCTTATGAAAACGATGATGCGGTTTTAGCTCTTTTTAATCCTTTAATTGTTAATGTTCCAAATATTATTTCTAAATAA
- the ruvB gene encoding Holliday junction branch migration DNA helicase RuvB, with protein sequence MDRIVEIEKYSFDENYETSLRPSNFEAYIGQEKIKKNLYVFIQAAKKRQECLDHILFSGPAGLGKTTLANIIAYEMGASIKTTAAPMIEKSGDLAAILTNLNEGDILFIDEIHRLSPAIEEVLYPAMEDYRLDIIIGSGPAAQTIKIDLPKFTLIGATTRAGMLSNPLRDRFGMQFRLEFYKDDELAIILQKAALKLHKTCEEQAAFEIAKRSRSTPRIALRLLKRVRDFADVRDEDVITLKRAHEALNSLGVNELGFDAMDLRYLELLSSAKKPMGLASIAAALSEDENTIEDVIEPYLLANGYIERTAKGRIANAKSFKALKLKYEKNLFEG encoded by the coding sequence ATGGATAGAATAGTAGAAATAGAAAAATATTCCTTTGATGAAAACTATGAAACCTCGCTGCGTCCTTCAAATTTTGAAGCTTATATAGGACAAGAAAAGATCAAAAAAAATTTATATGTTTTTATACAAGCAGCTAAGAAGCGTCAAGAATGTTTAGATCACATACTTTTTAGTGGACCAGCAGGACTTGGAAAAACTACTTTGGCAAATATTATTGCTTATGAAATGGGTGCAAGTATCAAAACTACAGCAGCGCCTATGATAGAAAAAAGTGGAGATTTAGCAGCTATTTTAACTAATCTTAATGAAGGGGATATACTTTTTATTGATGAAATTCATCGTTTAAGTCCTGCCATTGAAGAAGTGCTTTATCCGGCTATGGAAGACTACCGGCTTGATATTATCATAGGAAGTGGTCCTGCAGCACAAACTATAAAAATAGACTTACCTAAATTCACACTTATTGGAGCTACAACGCGTGCTGGCATGCTAAGCAATCCTTTGCGTGATCGCTTTGGCATGCAATTTCGCCTTGAATTTTATAAAGATGATGAACTTGCTATCATACTTCAAAAAGCAGCTTTAAAACTCCATAAAACTTGCGAAGAACAAGCTGCTTTTGAAATAGCTAAAAGATCACGTTCTACTCCTAGAATAGCTTTAAGATTGCTAAAAAGAGTGCGTGATTTTGCTGATGTTAGGGACGAAGATGTGATTACATTAAAAAGAGCGCATGAGGCTTTAAATTCTTTAGGGGTTAATGAACTAGGCTTTGATGCAATGGACTTAAGATATCTTGAACTTTTAAGCTCAGCTAAAAAACCCATGGGGCTTGCAAGCATAGCAGCAGCCTTAAGCGAGGATGAAAACACTATAGAAGATGTGATTGAACCTTATTTGCTTGCAAATGGCTATATAGAACGTACAGCAAAAGGGCGTATAGCAAATGCTAAAAGTTTTAAAGCTTTAAAACTTAAGTACGAAAAAAATTTATTTGAGGGGTAG
- a CDS encoding AI-2E family transporter gives MQNGKFFLISFILVVLLLLLYLFKGFLLVIIIASLMAVATANIHTKFLNLTKGRKFLACVLTTSCMVLLFFAPFVYTMIELAKALKNFDIHLITQTLDYIKSYHFSLPESLSFLKPKIQEALSSIDLNSISQQILSYVSSFTKSGAKFLIDMVLICIFYFFANLYGTELVIYLKSIIPIDKKELDDVLSEVGNVMAVVLYSMVIVAIFQGALFGLITMLYDYDGVLMGVIFALSSLIPAIGGALVYIPLSLYEFAYNGLHSALVIFIYCVLVISFIADTLIKPLIIKWINKKLVKTPTKINELLIFLAMIAGISTFGFWGIILGPAILTFFMSTLRMYSILKEKNLI, from the coding sequence TTGCAAAATGGTAAATTTTTTCTTATAAGTTTTATTTTAGTAGTTTTATTGCTTTTGCTATATCTTTTTAAAGGTTTTTTGCTTGTTATTATTATCGCTAGTTTAATGGCAGTAGCTACTGCAAATATCCATACTAAATTTTTAAATCTCACCAAAGGTCGTAAATTCCTTGCTTGTGTACTTACTACTTCTTGCATGGTTTTGCTTTTTTTTGCACCCTTTGTTTATACTATGATAGAACTTGCTAAAGCTTTAAAAAATTTTGATATTCATTTAATCACTCAAACTCTTGATTATATAAAAAGCTATCATTTTTCTTTGCCTGAAAGTTTAAGCTTTTTAAAGCCTAAAATTCAAGAAGCTCTAAGCTCTATAGACTTAAATAGCATTTCTCAACAAATTTTAAGTTATGTTTCAAGCTTTACTAAATCAGGGGCTAAATTTCTTATAGATATGGTTTTAATTTGTATATTTTACTTTTTTGCTAATTTATACGGGACAGAACTAGTAATTTATCTTAAGTCTATTATTCCTATTGATAAAAAAGAACTTGATGATGTTTTAAGCGAAGTGGGCAATGTTATGGCTGTGGTGCTTTATTCTATGGTGATTGTTGCTATTTTTCAAGGTGCACTTTTTGGTTTGATTACTATGCTTTATGATTATGATGGGGTTTTAATGGGTGTGATTTTTGCACTAAGCTCTCTCATACCTGCTATAGGAGGGGCTTTAGTTTATATACCTCTTAGTCTTTATGAATTTGCTTATAATGGTTTACATTCAGCTCTTGTGATTTTTATTTACTGTGTGCTTGTTATTTCTTTTATCGCAGATACTTTAATCAAACCTTTGATTATTAAGTGGATCAATAAAAAACTAGTTAAAACTCCTACAAAAATCAATGAACTTTTAATTTTCTTAGCCATGATAGCAGGGATTTCAACCTTTGGGTTTTGGGGTATTATTTTAGGACCTGCAATTTTAACTTTTTTTATGTCTACTTTAAGAATGTATAGTATATTAAAAGAGAAAAATTTAATATAA